The genomic region cgatgtcatggcaaAGTTGGCTAGCTAAAGCCGCGTTCAAGTGCTAGTCAGAACTAGGAAGCTCTGACATTTCCAACTTGCTAACTAGTTGTAGTTATAGAGCCCCACAttagaggtgtcataatacccataaaacctagcggtcaaacagggaaacggttccaattgtttttctatCATTCATTTTCCCCCATAGGGTATTTTAGATAagcttaaaataagggctgtgtttcatgtaggcttaccctggtggaAGTTTTGATAACCAtataaatctctctcggacaagatGCCTTTTATCAATAAATTCTGCTCTATTTACGGTCCTATTCAAAAATGCTAATTAGAATAAAATtagacatcatgcaaaactacaaaatCCCAGCAAGCTCCTGCctatttattcattactacatttacctaacattagatagttgatccagagattcttacctttgcctcgattggcagtctcgtccagatcatcgTGGTATTTGTAGtactttatgatagccacattggCCGCTAATTAGCATTTAATTTTGGGGGGtgtaaatacatttataaaagtcaccttgtcctagagaggtttacacggttatcaaaatgtcaaTTCCGGGtaaacctacacaaaacacagcccttttttaaaaagtgtttctaaaatcccctatgggaaaaatgtatggtggaaaaacgattggaaccagttccctgtttgactgctaggttttatggatattatgactcatactgcgGTAGTACAGTATTTTGTGTTTCAAGAGCTGAATTCTGGGTATTTTCAGATATAGATGTTATGTGTTAAAGATGCTATAGTCTCAAAAGTCGACAAACGTGTAAAACTTGGTCAAAACGTGTAAAGtggtggtcccatgtttcatgagctaaaataaaagagaatttaatgttctgaaataaagctgaaaatgtcccagttcttccatgccctgcatactcagacatgtcaccaattgagcatgtttgggatgctctggattgcaTACgcgtacgacagcgtgttccagttcccaccattatccagcaacttcacacagccattgaagagtgggacaacattgcacaggtcacaatcaactatgcgaaggagatgtgtcgtgctgcatgaggcaaatagtggtcacaccaaatggtggtcacaccagatactaactggttttcttttccacgcccctacttttttctAAAGGTATCTGTGCCCAACAGATGCATATTGGTATTCCCagtgatgtgaaatccatacattagggcctaattaatgtatttcaattgactgatctccatatatgaactgtaactccctaaaatccttgaaatgtttgcatgttacgtttatatttttgttcagtgtatgtgtaactgatataTGCAAAGGAATACTACATGTTcgtgtttttaaatgtatgtaaattgtaaagtatttagTCTGTAATGGCTTGTTCGTTATGTGTCAGACCCCAGAAAGACTAGCTCTCcccattggcgtcggctaatggggaacctaatgaaatcaacaacaacaacaaaaatcagtGAGCTCCGGAACCACTGGCAGTGCATATGTTTCCGTCTAGCGTGAGGGAACAGTTATTATTTGCACACTGCTACGTCACGTCACAGTTCCACAATGGCGAGCCCTGTTATGGAAGAACTTCCAAAGAATTCTGTGTTGGACCCACTGAAGGGGCTCCTGCTCACTTATTTCATGCCAGAATCATGTTACGACGAGTTTTTCCTCAATTTTAACTTTCTGGATGGTAAGTCAAGTTCTTACATAATTGACTGACGTTTGATTGCAagagctaacttagctagttgACGTTAGCTAGCCAGGGCTTCAACGTTGAATGGATGCGCTAGCTAGGTATCGTTAGCTTGCAAGACTTGCGTTTTTAATCGATATTTCACAATGTAACTTCTATGTTATCTTTTGCATTTACAGTTACtggatataaataaatatattggacGTAGGGATCGTACCCTCTAAACAGGCTAAAAAGACAGAAGAGGAGCTAACGTTAGTAGTTAGTTGGAAGATTTGTTTTGACAGCGTTCAGAGGCGGGGCTATATCATGCCAGTGTTCCTCAATCTCTTGCATTCCTCAATAAGTCTATATAGGAGAAGAACGACatatctatctgttctctctgaTAATACCCGTTCAATCGACGATTGTTTCTGTCTGCAGTGCCATGTCTAAAGATTGTGCTGAGCAAAGGTCTGGGCATTGGAATCATCCTGGGGTCTGTGATGGGTAAGATTAAgattctctttctcctttctatCTCGTTCTCTCTATTTCAATTCAAAggcctttattggcatgggaaacacatgtttacattgccaaagcaaattaagtagataataaacaaaagtgaaataaacaataaaacatgaacagtaaacattccaCTCACTCTCaatctttatctttctctctctctctccctatgtgtgcAAAGCATAACTCCCTGCCCCTCGCTTATATACAGGtagctgccaaaataaaggaaacacttgagcaAATGATACAAAGTACTGTACAGGTGTGGATCCTGAGTTAAAGGCCTCCGACTGTTAAATATCCATCACTAGCACATtcgaggctgctgcctatatacaaaGATTTGACAtcaatagccactttaataaatggaacactagtcactttaataaagttgacatattttgcattactcgtctcatttgtatatactgtattatattcatcTGTATTTTAGTGTATGCAgcttatatattcttaattcaatTCCTGTacttaggtgtgtgtgttgttgtgaaattgttagatattactgcactgatggagctagaaacacaagcatttcgctacacccacaataacatctgctaaacatgtgtatgtgaccaataacatttgatttgattaagcaatttacatcccatcatgcttagggtcatgaatAAAAATatccagttgcccattattttggctaccgtgGCTAGAAGAAGATATGGCAGTGACTTTTAAAGAGGgatctcaaaggagcatagggggtttaaagtgtgtgtgtgtgtgtgtgtgtcagtcaccagatGTCAACGGAATTGATTCTGGAGCAGTGCCTAAGACGGCGTTTTCCACCACCGTCAAATAAACacaaaattatggaatttcttgtggaagaatggtgccgcatccctccaatagagttccagacacttgtagaatctatgccaaggtgcattgaagctctTCTGGGTGCTCATGGGGGCCCAAAtccctattaagacactatgttggtgtttcctttttttgggcagttacctgtagatgGAAAGATATTTACAATAGAATTCGATCCATCAAGCACACGTTCAGATAATGCATAACAtaactcatatctctctctctcccactctctctctccccacagtaaAGCTGCCCCAGATCCTGAAGCTGATGGGGGCTAAGAGTGCAGATGGTCTAAGCTTCAACTCTGTCTTGCTGGAGCTGCTGGCTATTACCGGCACCATGGCCTATAGCATTGCTAACAGCTTCCCCTTCAGGTACTGTGGTagagttatacacacacacggagacatgcacagacagtcacacacacagacacgcacaagTTAACATATTTTGCGTTTTCTCTTTCAGTGCCTGGGGTGAggccctcttcctcatgttacaGACAGTAGCCATCGGGTTCCTCATTATGCATTATGGAGGCAACACAGTCaaaggtaagacacacacacacctacctgacGATAAGACTTGACACTCACTACTAACACTTCCTTTTGAGCTTACAATGTACAATTTTATGTTAGCATACAACTAGCTGCCCTCACAAGCAGTGGTTGACGTTCTAATTCTGTGTGTCTGCTCCCTCTAGGTGTGCTGTTCCTGGTGGTGTACTTTGGTCTGGTAGCTCTGCTGCTCTCCCCTGTAACGCCAATGCCTGTGGTCATGGCCATGCAGGCATCCAACATGCCTGCTATCATCATTGGCAGGGTACGTAGCGCATTAATAGATTCTCTAACATGTATAACATAATCAACGTGTTAAATTGTAACAACAGCGTTATAATGTTGTTCGAGCGCCACATCGGACAATAAATGTGTTTTAATATTTTCATGTTATCCTCTAGGATTTAATTGTGCTTTAAATAGTTCAACTGTAAAAATGTGCCccaaaataaatcaataataaaGTCTATTTTGTGttataaaatgtgtttttataggAGTTATCCTTAGTTAACAAAATAATGTTATCGTTGTATTAATCTGTGATCATGTTTATTTCTCCCTGTGATTGCAGCTTATTCAGGTAGTGACTAACTATCGTAATGGACACACAGGTCAGCTGTCTGCCATTACTGTGTTTATGCTGTTCGCTGGCTCCTTGGCTCGCATATTCACCTCAATacaggtatatgtgtgtgtacagtgaatGTATACTAAACATTCGGAaaatcttcctaatattgagttgcacccctcaattggtcggggcatggactctacaaggtgtcaaaagtgttcaacagggatgctggcccatgttgactccaatgcttcccacagttgtatcaagttggctggatgtcctttgggcggtggaacattcttaatacacacgggaaactgttgagtgtgaaaacccagcagcatttcttgacacaaaccagtgtgcctgacacctactaccgtaccccattcaaaggcacataAAATatttttgtctttcccattcactctGAATTGCaagcatacacaatccatgtctgaattgtctctagtcttaaaaatccttctttaacctgtctccttcccttcatttacactgatttgaagttgatttaacaagtgacatcaataagggatcatcacctggtcaatctgtcatggaaaaagcagctgttcttaatgttttgtgtacttaatgttttgttacTTGTACATTTTTTGTCAataagcagacactcttatcctgaGTGACTTAGTCGGTATGTGCAGCTGTGTGTGAGTaaagtgtgtgtactgtatgtgagagtGTGGATGCGTCATaaacggcacactattccctatatagtaggtaataagagcgtctgctaagtgACACCTAAAGGGTGCCATTTCAGGCAGTCTGTGTGTGATCCTGTCCTAATCCAACATGCCAATAATTTATACTTTTAACTTCCTGGTTTCTCTCTAACAACAGGAAACGGGTGACTCCTTGATGGCCCTGACCTATGTCATATCCTCTTCCTGTAACGGCCTTATCGCTGCCCAGCTCCTGTACTACTGGAACAGCAGCCCGGGACAGAAGAAGAAGACAGAGTAGATAGACGGGTGCACGTGAAATTAGTTGCCTCTaaattggcaccctatttccaatatagtgcactacttttgaccaggacccataaggcTGTGGTCAAAAGCAgggcactatattgggaatagcgtgccattttgggatgcagTAGAGAGAATATA from Oncorhynchus kisutch isolate 150728-3 linkage group LG9, Okis_V2, whole genome shotgun sequence harbors:
- the LOC109896855 gene encoding mannose-P-dolichol utilization defect 1 protein-like produces the protein MASPVMEELPKNSVLDPLKGLLLTYFMPESCYDEFFLNFNFLDVPCLKIVLSKGLGIGIILGSVMVKLPQILKLMGAKSADGLSFNSVLLELLAITGTMAYSIANSFPFSAWGEALFLMLQTVAIGFLIMHYGGNTVKGVLFLVVYFGLVALLLSPVTPMPVVMAMQASNMPAIIIGRLIQVVTNYRNGHTGQLSAITVFMLFAGSLARIFTSIQETGDSLMALTYVISSSCNGLIAAQLLYYWNSSPGQKKKTE